From Styela clava chromosome 6, kaStyClav1.hap1.2, whole genome shotgun sequence, one genomic window encodes:
- the LOC120331232 gene encoding ubiquitin carboxyl-terminal hydrolase isozyme L3-like, protein MSKLRWKPLEANPDVMNSYSKEIGLSPDWEFVDVYGLDRDSLLYLPQPCCAFILLFPITEKYEIFCKEEKEKQKDLQNSSVSVYFMKQTIGNACGTIGLLHSFGNNQYREDFVKEGSILKSLLDASSNLSPEEKGKLLESNEDMCKAHQKSASEGQSREISADEEVNLHFVAIVRVGTTIYEFDGRKPFPIDHGKCNEESDFVHCAAGVCLKFMARDPDEARFTIVALCAKQT, encoded by the coding sequence AACCCGGATGTAATGAATAGCTATTCGAAAGAAATTGGCCTTTCGCCGGACTGGGAATTTGTTGACGTTTATGGATTAGATCGCGATTCACTGTTATATCTTCCGCAACCTTGTTGTGCTTTCATATTACTTTTTCCGATAACCGAAAAATATGAGATTTTTTGCAAAGAAGAAAAAGAGAAACAGAAAGACTTACAGAACTCAAGTGTATCGGTATACTTTATGAAGCAAACTATAGGAAATGCTTGTGGAACTATCGGTTTGCTTCACAGTTTTGGAAACAATCAATACAGGGAAGATTTTGTCAAAGAAGGATCTATTCTGAAATCATTGTTAGACGCTTCCAGTAATCTAAGTCCGGAAGAAAAGGGAAAACTCCTTGAAAGCAATGAGGATATGTGTAAAGCTCATCAGAAGAGTGCAAGCGAGGGACAGTCAAGAGAAATCAGTGCAGATGAGGAAGTAAATTTGCATTTTGTTGCAATTGTTCGTGTTGGTACCACAATTTATGAGTTTGATGGCAGAAAACCTTTCCCTATTGATCATGGTAAATGTAATGAAGAAAGTGATTTCGTTCATTGTGCTGCTGGAGTTTGTCTGAAGTTTATGGCACGGGACCCAGATGAAGCTAGATTTACAATTGTTGCTCTATGTGCCAAACAAACATAA